In Parus major isolate Abel chromosome 1, Parus_major1.1, whole genome shotgun sequence, the following proteins share a genomic window:
- the F7 gene encoding coagulation factor VII: MISRQYMALFLCFLLLIPLSLDAVFLKQEEASNVLQRHRRANSFFEEIKLGSLERECIEEKCSYEEAREIFRDIERTEEFWHIYSDPNQCASNPCQNGGICDDQFQDYVCRCPVEYEGKSCEKAVADKLKCIFYNGGCEQYCTDTQAKKRLCFCDDDYTLASDGVSCIPQVKYPCGKIPVLAKKNSTVHGRIVGGFICPPGECPWQALIIQDQKEKCGGTLLSPEWVITAAHCLEYTHLKQLRVRLGEHKINVDEKTEQESGVARMIIHEEYMNGHVNNDIALLKLETLVNLTDYVVPICLPEKRFAVYELSTIKFSTVSGWGRLIDGGATSSVLMRVDLPRVKTQECEKETGLNITENMFCAGDLSGVKDSCKGDSGGPHATQYKNTWFLTGIVSWGKGCAAEGSYGVYTRVSKYIDWLRKHMD; this comes from the exons ATGATTTCCAGGCAGTATATGgctttgtttctctgctttctgctaCTGATCCCTCTTTCTCTGGATGCAG tctttctaAAGCAGGAAGAGGCAAGCAACGTTTTGCAAAGACATAGACGAGCCAACAGCTTCTTTGAAGAGATAAAACTGGGGTCACTAGAACGAGAATgcatagaagaaaaatgttcctaTGAGGAAGCAAGAGAGATTTTCCGTGATATTGAAAGAACA gaagAGTTCTGGCACATCTATTCTG ACCCTAATCAGTGTGCCTCCAACCCCTGTCAGAATGGTGGGATTTGTGATGACCAGTTTCAGGATTATGTTTGCCGCTGTCCCGTCGAATACGAGGgcaaaagctgtgaaaaag CTGTGGCTGACAAACTGAAGTGCATTTTTTACAACGGTGGCTGTGAACAGTACTGTACTGACACACAGGCCAAAAAACGACTGTGCTTCTGTGATGATGATTACACTTTAGCGAGTGACGGCGTGTCCTGCATCCCTCAAG tgaaatacCCATGTGGAAAAATACCAgttctggcaaaaaaaaattcaactgtACACGGGAGAATAGTAGGTGGTTTCATCTGTCCTCCAGGTGAATGTCCATGGCAA GCCCTTATAATACAGgatcagaaagaaaagtgtgGTGGCACCCTGCTTTCCCCAGAGTGGGTGATCACTGCAGCCCACTGTCTGGAGTATACTCACCTTAAACAGCTTCGGGTGAGACTGG gtgaacacaaaataaatgttgatgAGAAAACTGAGCAAGAAAGTGGAGTCGCCAGGATGATCATTCATGAAGAATACATGAATGGACACGTCAATAATGATATTGCCCTCCTGAAGCTGGAAACGCTAGTGAATCTCACTGACTACGTGGTGCCAATATGTTTGCCTGAGAAAAGGTTTGCTGTGTATGAGCTCTCCACCATCAAGTTCTCCACAGTAAGCGGATGGGGACGCCTAATAGATGGAGGTGCCACCTCCTCGGTACTGATGAGAGTTGATTTGCCACGTGTAAAGACACAAGAATGTGAAAAGGAGACTGGTTTAAATATTACAGAGAATATGTTCTGTGCAGGAGATCTGTCTGGGGTTAAGGACTCCTGCAAGGGAGACAGTGGTGGTCCTCATGCTACACAGTACAAGAACACTTGGTTTCTGACTGGGATTGTCAGCTGGGgaaagggctgtgctgctgaaggcagctaCGGGGTTTACACAAGGGTATCCAAATACATTGACTGGTTGAGGAAGCACATGGACTAA